The Arvicola amphibius chromosome 11, mArvAmp1.2, whole genome shotgun sequence genome has a segment encoding these proteins:
- the LOC119826418 gene encoding peptidyl-prolyl cis-trans isomerase A, with translation MRSRKEISLIEEVILGRRCPLLPLAAAMVNPTVFFDIAADGEPLGRVSFELFADKVPKTAENFRALSTGEKGFGYKGSSFHRIIPGFMCQGGDFTRHNGTGGRSIYGEKFEDENFILKHTGPGILSMANAGPNTNGSQFFICTTKTEWLDGKHVVFGKVKEGMNIVEAMERFGSRNGKTSKKITISDCGQL, from the coding sequence ACGTCGCTGTCCCCTCTTGCCGCTTGCTGCAGCCATGGTCAACCCCACCGTATTCTTCGACATCGCGGCCGATGGCGAGCCCTTGGGCCGCGTTTCCTTCGAGCTGTTTGCAGACAAAGTtccaaagacagcagaaaactTTCGTGCTCTGAGCACTGGAGAGAAAGGATTTGGATATAAGGGTTCTTCCTTTCACAGGATTATTCCAGGATTCATGTGCCAGGGTGGTGACTTCACACGCCATAATGGCACTGGCGGCAGATCCATCTACGGAGAAAAATTTGAGGATGAGAACTTCATCCTGAAGCATACAGGTCCTGGCATCTTGTCCATGGCAAATGCTGGACCAAACACAAACGGTTCCCAGTTTTTTATCTGCACCACCAAGACTGAGTGGCTGGATGGCAAACATGTGGTCTTTGGGAAGGTGAAAGAAGGCATGAACATTGTGGAGGCCATGGAGCGTTTTGGGTCCAGGAATGGAAAGACCAGCAAGAAGATCACCATTTCCGACTGTGGACAACTCTAA